A single genomic interval of Lusitaniella coriacea LEGE 07157 harbors:
- a CDS encoding PadR family transcriptional regulator yields MKLEDIYKFFHDPPPHYLNKELAVCYILYILLQGESYGTELIEQLEQDYPMYRLSDTVLYGALKFLEKEETIAGYWKKVEGRGRPRRMYIVCDRAKRQAGELARFWQDYTTGENQAI; encoded by the coding sequence ATGAAACTCGAAGACATCTATAAGTTTTTTCACGATCCGCCGCCGCATTACTTGAATAAAGAATTGGCGGTTTGCTATATCCTGTATATTCTGCTTCAGGGAGAGTCCTACGGAACCGAACTGATCGAGCAACTAGAGCAGGATTATCCCATGTATCGGCTCTCTGATACTGTTTTGTATGGGGCTTTGAAGTTCCTGGAAAAAGAAGAGACGATCGCGGGATATTGGAAAAAAGTGGAAGGACGAGGGCGACCTCGCCGAATGTATATTGTTTGCGATCGCGCCAAGCGACAAGCGGGTGAATTAGCCCGTTTCTGGCAAGATTATACAACCGGGGAAAACCAAGCCATTTAG
- a CDS encoding DUF3611 family protein translates to MKNQFSEITTPPPAAIQRVSSELKWAGNIGFWVQLVLGVVSLVTVLFSAPSLINSENTITQGTGFGVFSAICGLIVLAVGIYFSFRYIAIARLLQNANPAERPKKVDTLKIIRIGLMVNLLGLLLTIIGAEAIVGIVLLKSLARPQLALGSDPREFVNSIDLLVIQANTNTIAAHFAGIVSSLSLLNRITK, encoded by the coding sequence ATGAAAAATCAGTTCTCTGAAATTACGACTCCTCCCCCCGCCGCAATTCAGCGCGTTTCCTCCGAACTCAAATGGGCGGGGAATATTGGCTTTTGGGTACAACTCGTTCTCGGTGTTGTTTCTTTGGTCACTGTTCTTTTTTCTGCTCCCAGTCTCATTAACAGTGAAAATACAATTACCCAGGGAACTGGATTTGGCGTTTTTTCAGCTATTTGTGGGTTAATCGTGCTTGCGGTGGGGATTTATTTCTCTTTTCGTTATATCGCGATCGCGCGACTCCTACAAAATGCAAACCCCGCTGAACGCCCCAAAAAAGTTGACACCCTCAAAATCATCCGCATCGGATTGATGGTCAACTTACTAGGACTATTACTAACCATTATCGGCGCGGAAGCAATTGTGGGGATCGTCCTGCTCAAATCCCTAGCGCGCCCTCAACTCGCCCTCGGTTCCGACCCCAGAGAGTTTGTCAACTCCATCGACTTACTCGTCATTCAAGCCAATACCAACACCATCGCTGCACACTTTGCAGGGATTGTCTCTTCCCTATCCCTGTTAAACCGCATCACAAAATAA
- the serS gene encoding serine--tRNA ligase yields MLDIKQIRENTEAVQEKLNRRSPDGYEIQSILELDRQQREIEVRRTQLQARSNEIGKLIGQKIKGGSDPKGSEIRELKNEGNDLKTQLSSLEPQEKELKAQIETRLLQLPNLPSPSTPLGKSEAENVEIRRWGDEYLPQNPKILPHWEIGEQLGILDFKRAVKVAQSRFVSLMGAGAALERALINFMLDRQIAAGYREVMPPVLINSSALMGTGQLPKFAEESFKCAEDDLWLTPTAEVPLTNLYRDEILDAAQLPIHHCAYTPCFRREAGSYGKDTRGLIRLHQFNKVELVKLVRPDTSEAEHQAMLDNATAILEALKLPYRVIELCSGDLGFSATKCYDIEVWLPSSDTYREISSCSNCMDFQARRANIRFKEAGKKGTQFVHTLNGSGLAVGRTMSAILENYQQPDGTVRIPDVLQSYLGREVL; encoded by the coding sequence GTGCTAGATATCAAGCAAATTCGAGAAAATACAGAAGCAGTTCAAGAGAAACTCAATCGCCGCAGTCCCGACGGCTACGAGATTCAGTCTATTTTAGAATTAGACCGGCAACAGCGAGAAATAGAAGTCCGTCGCACCCAACTGCAAGCGCGCAGTAACGAAATTGGGAAACTCATCGGTCAGAAAATCAAAGGTGGCAGCGATCCCAAGGGTTCAGAGATTAGGGAACTGAAAAATGAGGGAAATGACCTAAAAACTCAATTATCCAGCTTAGAACCCCAGGAAAAGGAGTTAAAAGCCCAAATTGAAACGCGATTGTTGCAACTGCCCAACTTACCCAGCCCATCGACTCCCCTGGGTAAAAGTGAAGCCGAGAATGTAGAAATTCGGCGCTGGGGAGACGAATATTTACCGCAAAACCCTAAAATTTTGCCCCATTGGGAAATCGGCGAACAGCTTGGGATATTGGACTTCAAACGAGCCGTCAAGGTCGCTCAGAGTCGCTTTGTCAGCTTAATGGGTGCGGGAGCAGCTTTGGAGCGAGCCTTAATCAATTTTATGCTCGACCGACAAATTGCGGCAGGTTATAGGGAGGTTATGCCTCCGGTATTGATCAATAGCTCGGCTTTAATGGGAACGGGACAGTTGCCCAAATTTGCAGAGGAAAGTTTTAAATGTGCGGAGGATGACTTGTGGTTGACTCCCACTGCGGAAGTTCCTCTCACCAATTTGTACCGGGACGAAATTTTAGACGCAGCACAATTGCCGATTCATCACTGTGCTTACACCCCTTGTTTTCGCCGAGAAGCGGGAAGTTATGGGAAGGACACGCGGGGACTGATTCGCTTGCACCAGTTCAATAAGGTGGAGTTGGTTAAACTGGTTCGTCCCGACACTTCTGAAGCGGAACATCAGGCAATGCTCGACAATGCAACGGCAATTTTAGAGGCGCTGAAGTTACCTTATCGCGTTATCGAATTGTGTAGCGGCGATTTGGGATTTAGCGCGACAAAATGCTACGACATTGAGGTTTGGTTGCCCTCGTCAGACACCTATCGAGAGATTTCGAGTTGTTCCAATTGTATGGATTTTCAAGCGCGACGGGCGAATATTCGTTTTAAGGAAGCAGGGAAAAAAGGAACACAATTTGTGCATACTCTTAATGGTTCTGGTTTGGCGGTGGGACGAACGATGTCGGCGATTTTAGAGAATTATCAACAACCGGATGGTACGGTGAGAATTCCGGACGTTCTTCAGTCTTATTTGGGTCGAGAGGTGCTTTGA
- a CDS encoding mechanosensitive ion channel family protein — MSFSIERFFSEPAKDAYQKIVAPYQYGLSVVFLCAIADLIILIAPTPQFFEVIEIPLSISVGVAVCWLGFRLFRQVFDIYLLEAALQRNRKVDSEILLLAKFLANSAIVLVAVLLFAQTHKINLLGLLASLGIGGIAVAFAAQKTLEQVLGGIVIYVDRPFVIDDYIHLADGTFGRVESIGWRSTKIRTSGKGSLVIVPNNVLTQVNIENLTGAKKVISLIYLTFHRIVPEEEKALIRQIILDSTKDIFGIDFRSTEVIFKDIQQQKKGLTQAQINFFLLGSGEVSMDLRKQLLDIAKQNITQKFKEYGIGFELEEKTINVNSPITL; from the coding sequence ATGAGTTTTTCGATCGAGCGTTTCTTTTCAGAGCCTGCTAAAGATGCGTATCAGAAAATTGTCGCCCCATATCAGTATGGGTTGAGTGTCGTTTTTTTGTGCGCGATCGCGGACCTAATTATTTTAATCGCGCCCACCCCCCAATTTTTTGAAGTTATCGAAATCCCCCTCAGCATCTCTGTTGGCGTAGCCGTCTGTTGGCTCGGATTTCGCTTATTTCGCCAAGTTTTCGATATCTATTTGCTCGAAGCCGCACTTCAACGCAACCGCAAAGTTGATAGTGAAATTCTACTCCTTGCAAAGTTTCTTGCCAATTCCGCGATCGTTTTAGTCGCCGTTCTTCTCTTTGCACAAACCCATAAAATTAATTTATTAGGTTTACTAGCAAGTTTGGGAATCGGCGGGATTGCGGTTGCATTTGCCGCACAAAAAACCCTAGAACAAGTCTTGGGGGGGATTGTAATTTATGTCGATCGTCCCTTCGTAATTGACGATTACATTCACCTTGCAGACGGAACATTCGGTCGTGTTGAATCAATTGGTTGGCGTTCGACTAAAATTCGCACATCCGGAAAAGGGAGTCTGGTTATCGTTCCCAATAATGTTTTGACTCAAGTCAACATTGAAAATTTAACCGGAGCGAAAAAAGTCATTTCCCTAATTTATTTGACCTTTCATCGGATTGTTCCTGAAGAAGAAAAAGCTCTGATTCGTCAAATCATTTTGGATAGTACCAAAGATATTTTTGGTATTGACTTTCGCAGCACTGAAGTCATTTTTAAGGACATTCAGCAACAGAAAAAAGGACTAACACAAGCTCAAATTAACTTCTTTCTTCTCGGTTCTGGTGAAGTGTCAATGGACTTAAGAAAACAACTACTCGATATTGCGAAGCAGAACATCACTCAAAAATTCAAGGAATATGGAATTGGCTTTGAACTTGAAGAAAAAACAATTAACGTCAACTCTCCAATAACCCTCTAA
- a CDS encoding mechanosensitive ion channel family protein, translated as MIENLKDILDPWFQFDTETQRFLIRLGLQLAIFLFFLLLSCLVGRYTPVLVKMLVQRFFPSQVSSVYENLLEPLEKLLEITGTIILISVCLNLIQEYRGLYDFLSFFADLTVIISVAWLVSRFFRQFVRRYGIATIQKVGLEVDEMLLVFETIANLIVGFVAVLAFAQSQNVNLIGLLAGLGIGGIAVAFAAQKTLEQILGTIVLYLDRPFVPGDYIRVSLNPHAEDVYGRIESIGLRSTKLRTTAKGTLTIIPNSTLANLDIENITRGKKVMVLLYLDFFNILAEREQALVEQVVQESTNALFGIDPGSTKVKLFEPEDKPGTRARVTFFILGSSENSIQLRKRLLELANKTISKELNSYEIKFMMQEPTIYVESPMTI; from the coding sequence ATGATAGAGAACCTTAAAGACATTCTCGATCCCTGGTTTCAATTTGATACAGAAACACAGCGATTTTTGATTCGTCTTGGCTTACAACTAGCAATATTTCTATTTTTTCTTCTTCTTTCCTGCTTAGTAGGACGCTATACTCCTGTATTAGTAAAAATGCTAGTTCAGCGTTTTTTTCCCAGTCAGGTTTCTAGCGTTTATGAAAACTTGCTCGAACCCCTCGAAAAGCTGCTAGAGATTACGGGAACAATAATTCTTATTTCTGTTTGCTTAAATCTCATTCAGGAATATCGAGGATTATACGATTTTCTTAGCTTTTTTGCCGACTTAACGGTTATTATTAGCGTTGCTTGGTTAGTGTCTCGCTTCTTTCGTCAATTCGTTCGCCGTTACGGGATTGCGACCATTCAAAAAGTGGGTTTAGAAGTCGATGAAATGTTGTTGGTTTTTGAAACTATTGCTAACCTCATTGTTGGTTTTGTCGCAGTTTTAGCCTTTGCTCAAAGCCAAAATGTCAACTTAATTGGTTTGCTCGCGGGTTTGGGGATTGGCGGTATTGCGGTTGCTTTTGCCGCACAGAAAACCCTAGAACAGATATTGGGAACTATTGTTCTTTATTTGGATCGTCCCTTTGTTCCCGGCGATTACATTCGCGTGAGCTTGAACCCTCATGCGGAAGATGTTTATGGACGCATTGAATCGATTGGTTTGCGTTCGACAAAACTCCGAACTACGGCGAAGGGAACCTTAACGATTATTCCCAATTCAACGCTTGCAAACTTGGATATTGAGAACATCACGCGAGGAAAAAAGGTGATGGTTTTACTTTACTTAGATTTTTTTAATATTCTCGCAGAACGAGAGCAAGCTTTAGTCGAACAAGTCGTACAAGAAAGTACAAATGCGCTGTTTGGGATCGATCCTGGAAGTACGAAAGTCAAACTTTTTGAACCGGAAGATAAACCGGGAACTCGTGCGAGGGTAACATTTTTTATTTTGGGTTCGAGCGAAAATTCAATTCAGCTTCGCAAACGTTTATTAGAGTTGGCGAATAAAACGATTTCTAAGGAACTCAACAGTTACGAGATTAAATTTATGATGCAGGAACCGACGATTTATGTGGAATCGCCGATGACGATTTAG
- the sbcC gene encoding exonuclease subunit SbcC: protein MIPLQLTLKNFLSYREATLDFRGLHTACICGSNGAGKSSLLEAIAWAIWGQSRTATEDDVINAGEMDVRVDFTFINNYQTYRIIRSRHRGRSPGLEFQVETESGSFRSLSEKNVRTTQHKIIADLRLDYDTFINSAYLRQGRADEFMLRRPNERKQILADLLKLDRYEELAEKAKDTTKQFKGQTEQLTVNLQRLKEQLEQREDIVREGEHLKEKLEQLHKEQTVESKQLKGLQALDGERQTWQQQFLWQKEECERLGKECDRVLQDRQRQKTELQELQELCDRETEIISGYQGLLQLQQEEENLAAKFQAYQEAQQQKQQLQQQLERKRNELNLQLRQTQTRLEALEQQDRELVELFQRGEEIDRAIAQLKEHRQQLDRLDSLQHEVSPLLQRRGEIALEVERTQTRLSARLEQLRASEREFSAQTARFSDLRQTVWEVNAKVEELDKKKVYRDRVQEKGQEQRAAQERLQENQRTYEKRIKELQQKLELLEVPEAICPLCERPLDEHYRGAVVDKTQQEQENIQQQFWLLREQMAEGDRKLQALRAEYAQITQELEPYDSLLQQRGQVETDLDRTYQFHERLQENQAEQESLTRSLEEGNYALELQTELQNLDRELQRLNYDEQTHALVREEVKRWRWAEIKQAKLEDARQKHEQIAAQKPQLETAITQLQTQLEGLGSNSELQQQILQVEGYLRELGYNRDRHNTAIAELRQAQSWQLRHQQLQRAQEELPKVQNRLQGLEERLEKEQKDKRAIEERLAQLQEQMTQMPDHSAEIHRLEVNIQQRRRQMDELLANQGRQQQQLAQLETTQQQKEDTQQQLDTIRRKHRVYQELAQAFGKNGLQALMIENVLPQLEAETNQILGRLTGNQLHVQFLTQRTGKSSRSKKKNAKLIDTLDILIADVRGTRPYETYSGGEAFRINFSIRLALAKLLAQRAGTSVQMLIIDEGFGTQDREGCDRLIAAINAIASDFKCILAVTHMPQFKEAFQHRIEVVKTDSGSQLTLLD, encoded by the coding sequence ATGATTCCGCTACAACTAACCCTAAAAAACTTTTTGAGCTATCGCGAAGCAACGCTGGATTTTCGCGGCTTGCACACGGCTTGTATCTGCGGTTCCAATGGTGCAGGGAAATCCTCTTTATTAGAAGCAATTGCTTGGGCAATTTGGGGGCAAAGTCGCACGGCGACAGAGGATGATGTTATTAATGCGGGGGAGATGGATGTTCGGGTTGATTTTACGTTTATCAACAACTATCAAACCTATCGCATTATTCGCAGTCGTCATCGCGGGCGCAGTCCTGGGTTAGAGTTTCAGGTAGAAACAGAATCGGGATCGTTTCGTTCTCTGAGTGAAAAAAATGTCAGAACAACGCAACACAAAATCATTGCGGATTTACGGTTAGACTACGATACTTTTATCAATTCTGCCTATTTACGCCAAGGTCGAGCGGATGAGTTTATGTTACGCCGTCCCAACGAACGCAAACAAATTTTGGCGGATTTATTAAAGTTGGATCGCTATGAAGAGTTGGCGGAAAAAGCGAAGGATACGACGAAACAGTTTAAGGGACAAACAGAACAGTTAACGGTCAATTTACAACGCTTGAAAGAGCAGTTGGAACAGCGAGAGGATATTGTTCGGGAGGGAGAGCATTTAAAGGAAAAATTAGAGCAATTACATAAAGAACAAACAGTTGAGAGCAAGCAATTGAAAGGGTTACAGGCGTTGGATGGGGAACGGCAAACCTGGCAACAGCAGTTCCTTTGGCAAAAGGAGGAGTGCGAGCGTTTGGGGAAAGAGTGCGATCGCGTGCTGCAAGATCGCCAACGGCAAAAGACGGAGTTGCAGGAACTTCAGGAACTTTGCGATCGCGAAACAGAAATCATTTCCGGGTATCAAGGATTATTGCAGTTACAGCAGGAAGAAGAGAATCTTGCCGCGAAGTTTCAAGCTTATCAAGAAGCGCAGCAACAAAAGCAACAACTGCAACAACAACTAGAACGAAAGCGCAACGAACTCAACCTGCAACTGCGTCAAACCCAAACTCGCTTGGAGGCGTTGGAACAGCAGGATCGCGAATTAGTCGAACTGTTTCAGCGAGGGGAAGAAATTGACCGCGCGATCGCGCAACTCAAAGAACACCGCCAGCAACTCGATCGCCTCGATAGCCTGCAACACGAGGTTTCCCCCCTCCTGCAACGGCGCGGAGAAATTGCCCTGGAGGTAGAACGAACTCAAACGCGCCTGAGCGCCCGCTTGGAGCAGCTACGCGCTTCAGAACGAGAATTTTCCGCACAAACTGCCCGATTCTCCGATCTGCGCCAAACGGTGTGGGAGGTGAATGCCAAGGTGGAGGAATTGGACAAGAAAAAAGTGTACCGCGATCGCGTTCAGGAAAAAGGACAGGAGCAACGCGCCGCCCAAGAACGCCTCCAGGAAAATCAACGCACCTATGAAAAGCGCATCAAAGAACTGCAACAAAAGCTCGAACTTCTGGAGGTTCCCGAAGCCATCTGTCCCCTGTGCGAACGTCCCCTCGACGAGCATTATCGCGGCGCGGTGGTGGATAAAACCCAACAAGAACAGGAGAACATTCAACAACAATTTTGGCTGTTGCGGGAGCAAATGGCAGAAGGAGATCGCAAACTCCAAGCCTTGCGCGCTGAATACGCCCAAATTACCCAGGAATTAGAACCCTACGATTCTCTTCTCCAGCAAAGAGGGCAAGTGGAAACAGATTTGGACAGAACCTATCAATTTCACGAACGATTGCAGGAAAATCAAGCAGAACAGGAGTCCTTGACGCGCTCCCTCGAAGAAGGCAACTACGCCCTTGAACTGCAAACCGAATTGCAAAATTTGGATCGGGAATTGCAGCGTCTCAACTACGACGAACAAACCCACGCCTTGGTGCGAGAAGAAGTCAAACGCTGGCGCTGGGCGGAAATTAAGCAAGCAAAGTTAGAAGATGCTCGACAAAAGCACGAACAAATCGCAGCGCAAAAACCCCAACTCGAAACCGCCATTACGCAGTTGCAAACTCAACTCGAAGGCTTGGGATCGAACTCCGAACTCCAACAGCAAATCCTACAGGTTGAGGGCTATTTAAGGGAATTGGGTTATAACCGCGATCGCCACAACACCGCGATCGCGGAATTGCGTCAAGCTCAATCCTGGCAACTGCGCCACCAACAACTGCAACGCGCTCAAGAGGAATTGCCCAAAGTTCAAAATCGCTTGCAGGGATTAGAAGAGCGTTTGGAAAAAGAACAGAAAGATAAACGGGCGATTGAAGAGCGTTTGGCACAATTACAAGAGCAAATGACCCAAATGCCCGACCACAGCGCCGAAATTCATCGTTTGGAAGTCAATATCCAACAACGGCGGCGACAAATGGACGAACTTCTCGCCAATCAAGGGCGACAGCAACAGCAACTCGCGCAACTGGAAACCACGCAACAGCAAAAGGAAGACACCCAACAGCAACTCGACACCATTCGCCGCAAACATCGGGTGTATCAAGAACTCGCCCAGGCGTTTGGCAAGAATGGACTGCAAGCATTGATGATTGAGAACGTATTGCCCCAACTCGAAGCAGAAACCAATCAAATCTTAGGGCGATTGACAGGAAATCAACTGCACGTTCAATTTTTGACCCAAAGAACCGGGAAAAGTAGCCGTTCCAAGAAGAAAAATGCCAAACTCATCGATACCCTGGATATTCTGATTGCAGATGTTCGCGGAACGCGCCCCTACGAAACCTACTCCGGCGGTGAGGCATTCCGGATTAACTTCTCAATTCGTCTGGCGTTGGCGAAGCTGCTAGCGCAACGTGCGGGGACTTCGGTACAGATGTTAATTATCGATGAAGGATTTGGAACCCAAGATCGGGAAGGATGCGATCGCCTGATTGCTGCCATTAACGCGATCGCGTCCGATTTTAAATGTATCCTCGCTGTCACCCATATGCCCCAGTTCAAAGAGGCCTTTCAACACCGTATTGAGGTGGTCAAAACCGATAGTGGTTCTCAGTTGACGTTATTGGATTGA